The window GCGGATAATCAAATCTGGATCCGGTAAATCGATGGTATCTAGGTATGTATTAAAATCCGCTTCAGTTAACTTGGCAATTTCTGGTCTGGATTTATCTTGAACCAGTTTTTTAATAGCTCTAACGATTTCATCCCGCCCACCATAATTTAAAGCAATAGTGACTACTAATTTAGTATTATTGCGAGAATCGTATTTTAGTTTTTCAATTGAAGTAACTAATTTGGGCGGTAGTTGTGATAAATCACCAATAGTATTCAGTCTAATACCAGCTTGGTTATATTTATCAACATTTTTTTGTAACACCTGCTCTAATAGTTTAAAAAGACTGTTGCAAAAGCGTCGACCCCGTTTCCAATTTTCCGTAGAAAAAGCCCAAAAAGTGACATAAGGGATACCTAATTTAAGACAATGAAAAACTAAATCATCAATGGTTTGATTGGCAACTTTGCTATGGCCAGTGATCGCTGATCGTTTATGAAGTGTAGCCCAGCGACGATTACCATCCACAATAAAGGCTACGTGCTGAGGAAGAAGTTGATTCATGATATCAGAGCAGCTACCATTAAAAACCTAATTTTAACCCAAACATAATCTGCAAAATTTGCATGACCCAATAGGCTATAAAAATAATAGCAAAGCCAATCAAAGCTGAAACAATCATACCTTGACCCTGTTTTACTTTATCGGGATTTCCGACTGAAACCAAGAGAGTAAAACCACCAAAAATGAGCATACCAAAAAGAATTAGACCGGCAAAGGCCATAACATAAGGAAGAAGAAGGGAGATTATCATACCAACCTTGTTGCTGCCAGACCACTGAGCAGCTTTTGATCCATCTGTTGTTAAAGGATCATAAATTTCTACCCCAGAAGCTCCAGGAAGTGTTAACCAAAATTTTGAAACGGTTTGTTTATTTATTTTCATATTTTTAACTAAAACCAGGGATTTGTAAAACATCAACACCAATAATGCCCAATAAATAGGTGGCAAAAATAATAAAAAATAAACCAGCAATAGCAGATACAATAATTTCTTTAGCCTGCTTTAGCTTTTCTGGGTCACCAGCAGAAGTAATCATTAAAAATGAACCAAGACCAATTAAGAGAAAGGCTATTCCTCCCGCTAGACCGATTGCAAATTTAAACACCCAAGCAATAAATGGTTTTAATTCATAGGGGATACAACCAATAGCAGTCTCCATGCCGTCATCATTGCCGTCACTATCTGTATCGCAGGTATCAGGTTTTATGGGAATAGGGTCAACGTCAGTGCTATTTGGATTAGTTGTACTACCAGTAATCTTGGGGGTAGTTTTTTTATCTTCTTCAGTGCAATACTCCTTTTTTAATATGGTTTGACTACAAACACTTTGGACAATTACGCCCTGTTCTGTTTTTATGGCAAACTCATTTTCTTTCTCATTAATCCAGTATGGTGTCCAATCATTTATATTAATTGTGCTTGAGAAAGAGCCGTTTTGTGCTTGAACCTTGACTATGTTTGTGTTGTTTAAATAAATTTCAACCAAACCATTAAACGATTGGTTATCAACAACTAGATTATTAGAAGATATAGATATAGAAGTATTATTGTTATCTATACAACCACTGGGAGAAAGAGTGATATCGCAATTGTCGGGCAAAGCTAAATCGGTTTCAATTTTGTAAAAAATTTCACAAAGACCTAGACCTGTAGTGAGATTATGTAATGTAACCCACCTATTTCCATTATCTAATTCGGTAATTCCAAGAGCACCTTGTCTACTAAAAGCACTATCTCCATCTCCATCGCTATGAATAATGACGTTTAAGTTTTGAGATGGGTGGAAGGGATTAGATGTATGACCTTCAATTGTAATAGAATATTGGTCATCTGGATCAAGACTATTAGAAATTATTTGAAAAATCAATTCACTCTCTTGCCCAGAAATAATAAGATCTTTA of the Candidatus Beckwithbacteria bacterium genome contains:
- the uppS gene encoding di-trans,poly-cis-decaprenylcistransferase, whose translation is MNQLLPQHVAFIVDGNRRWATLHKRSAITGHSKVANQTIDDLVFHCLKLGIPYVTFWAFSTENWKRGRRFCNSLFKLLEQVLQKNVDKYNQAGIRLNTIGDLSQLPPKLVTSIEKLKYDSRNNTKLVVTIALNYGGRDEIVRAIKKLVQDKSRPEIAKLTEADFNTYLDTIDLPDPDLIIRTGGAQRLSGYLLWQSQYAEFYFTDVLMPDFDTKEFDKALADFAKRQRRFGA